A single region of the Malus sylvestris chromosome 8, drMalSylv7.2, whole genome shotgun sequence genome encodes:
- the LOC126631321 gene encoding uncharacterized mitochondrial protein AtMg00240-like has protein sequence MGKLAYFLGLQVTYKSNGDLFINHAKYVKDILHKAGMDDSFAVNTVCQYMHAPTNIHLGMVKTIMRFLKGTMHCGLTYILEGSLQLNAYSDSDWVADLNTRRSITGYLSIALSLNLVQHSRIKHLETGFHFVHERVQSGDLSV, from the exons ATGGGGAAATTGGCCTATTTTCTTGGTCTTCAAGTTACATATAAATCCAATGGTGATTTGTTTATCAATCATGCTAAATATGTGAAGGATATTCTTCACAAGGCAGGCATGGATGATT CATTTGCTGTGAACACCGTGTGTCAGTATATGCATGCTCCTACAAATATTCATTTGGGAATGGTTAAGACGATTATGCGTTTTCTTAAGGGGACTATGCACTGTGGTTTAACTTACATCTTAGAAGGTTCCTTGCAGCTAAATGCTTATAGTGATTCTGATTGGGTTGCTGATTTGAACACTAGGCGATCTATTACTGGCTAT TTATCTATTGCTCTTAGTTTGAATCTTGTTCAGCATTCTCGCAtcaaacacttggaaactggtTTCCATTTTGTTCATGAACGTGTACAAAGTGGCGATTTATCAGTTTAA